In Streptomyces sp. NBC_00878, a single window of DNA contains:
- a CDS encoding PDR/VanB family oxidoreductase: MTSYEVELVVVRRDLAADGVLALTLRHPLGEELPVWEPGAHIDVILGPDLERQYSLCGDPADRHAWRVAVLREPDGRGGSSYVHGQLAVGGKVRVRGPRNHFALQPSPRYRFVAGGIGITPLLPMLAAAEAAGAEWTLLYGGRTRNSMAFTGELARYGDKVRVAPQDESGLLDLASVLGTPQPDTLVYCCGPGVLLDAVEERCAVWPKGSLHVERFQPKAQEAGADTEFEVVLERSGRTLTVPADVSVLDTVRAAGVEVLFSCTEGTCGTCETDVLEGTPDHRDSVLTDEERETGETMLICVSRCRGKRLVLDL, translated from the coding sequence ATGACCTCGTACGAAGTCGAACTCGTCGTCGTGCGGCGGGACTTGGCCGCCGACGGCGTGCTCGCCCTCACCCTCCGCCATCCGCTGGGCGAGGAGCTGCCGGTCTGGGAACCGGGCGCCCACATCGACGTGATCCTGGGCCCGGACCTGGAGCGGCAGTACTCCCTGTGCGGCGATCCGGCCGACCGGCACGCGTGGCGTGTCGCGGTTCTGCGGGAACCCGACGGGCGGGGTGGATCCTCGTACGTGCACGGGCAGTTGGCGGTGGGCGGCAAGGTCCGCGTGCGCGGCCCGCGCAACCACTTCGCCCTCCAGCCGTCGCCCCGCTACCGCTTCGTGGCGGGCGGCATCGGCATCACCCCGCTCCTGCCGATGCTCGCCGCGGCCGAGGCGGCGGGCGCCGAATGGACACTGCTGTACGGCGGTCGTACGCGTAACTCCATGGCCTTCACCGGGGAGTTGGCGCGGTACGGGGACAAGGTGCGGGTCGCCCCGCAGGACGAGAGCGGGCTGCTCGACCTCGCCTCCGTGCTCGGCACCCCGCAGCCCGACACCCTCGTCTACTGCTGCGGTCCCGGTGTGCTGCTCGACGCGGTGGAGGAGCGGTGCGCGGTGTGGCCGAAGGGCTCACTGCACGTCGAGCGCTTCCAGCCCAAGGCCCAGGAGGCGGGCGCGGACACGGAGTTCGAGGTGGTTCTGGAGCGCTCGGGCCGCACGCTCACCGTCCCCGCGGACGTCTCCGTGCTCGACACCGTACGGGCCGCGGGTGTCGAGGTGCTCTTCTCCTGTACCGAGGGCACCTGTGGGACCTGCGAGACGGATGTCCTCGAAGGCACCCCGGACCACCGGGACTCGGTGCTCACGGACGAGGAGCGCGAGACCGGCGAGACCATGCTCATCTGTGTGTCCCGGTGCCGTGGAAAGCGGCTCGTCCTCGACCTGTGA
- a CDS encoding IclR family transcriptional regulator C-terminal domain-containing protein codes for MPAGAREPHFVRSFGRGLAVIRAFDADHPELTLSEVARLTGLTRAAARRFLLTLFDLGYVQTDGRMFRLTPRVLELGYSYLSSFTLPEIAEPHLEQLVAQVRESSSLCVLDGDDIVYVARVTTHRIMTATITVGTRFPAQVTSVGRVLLAQLPDEEIDSRLARADLPALTTRTIASPDLLRTELRRVRRQGYAIVDQELEEGLRSVAVPVRDRDGEVVAAVNIPVHASRNSVDSVRRDLLPHLLATVARIEADLRVTGRGRAAFHGTGTHR; via the coding sequence ATGCCTGCTGGAGCCCGCGAACCGCACTTCGTCCGCTCCTTCGGACGCGGCCTCGCGGTCATCCGTGCCTTCGACGCCGACCACCCGGAACTGACGCTCAGTGAGGTGGCGCGGCTCACCGGCCTCACCCGCGCGGCGGCCCGCCGCTTCCTGCTGACGCTCTTCGACCTGGGATACGTACAGACCGACGGGCGGATGTTCCGGCTGACCCCGCGGGTCCTCGAACTCGGCTACTCGTACCTGTCCAGTTTCACCCTGCCGGAGATCGCCGAGCCGCATTTGGAGCAACTCGTCGCGCAGGTGAGGGAGTCGTCCTCCCTGTGCGTCCTCGACGGCGACGACATCGTGTACGTGGCACGGGTGACCACGCACCGCATCATGACCGCGACGATCACGGTCGGCACCCGATTCCCGGCCCAAGTCACCTCCGTGGGGCGGGTGTTGCTCGCACAGCTGCCCGACGAGGAGATCGACTCCCGGCTCGCCCGCGCGGACCTGCCCGCCCTGACGACCCGCACGATCGCCTCGCCCGACCTGCTGCGCACCGAACTGCGCCGGGTCCGCCGTCAGGGGTACGCGATCGTCGACCAGGAGCTGGAGGAGGGGCTGCGCTCGGTCGCCGTCCCGGTGCGCGACCGGGACGGCGAGGTGGTGGCGGCGGTCAACATCCCCGTACACGCCAGCCGCAACTCCGTCGACTCCGTACGCCGTGACCTGCTGCCGCACCTGCTGGCCACGGTCGCCCGCATCGAGGCGGATCTGCGCGTCACAGGTCGAGGACGAGCCGCTTTCCACGGCACCGGGACACACAGATGA
- a CDS encoding ABC transporter substrate-binding protein → MRRLLIGLAAGAVFVAATACGSSDSAGSDDDKASGGTTTIKAGVIPIIDVAPLYLGQSKGFYSKRGLKLSLTSAQGGAALVPGVVSGQFDFGFSNMTSLLVAQSKNMPVKAVVNGAASTGEEGADFAGLAVKKGSPLKSAKDVEGKKVAVNTLNNICDTSVRESVRKDGGDPSKVEFVEMPFDQMPAGLANGQVDAACVVEPALATIKSQGGTTIASLWVDVAPDLTVAMYFTSQQYAQKNPETLKKFQEATAESLKYADSHPDEVREIITTYTKIPKDLLETLTLPQWPAEPNRASIERLSELGVQDGLFDKAPDLDKLLP, encoded by the coding sequence ATGCGTCGTCTGCTCATCGGCCTCGCGGCCGGCGCCGTGTTCGTCGCCGCGACGGCCTGCGGTTCGTCCGACTCCGCCGGGTCGGACGACGACAAGGCATCCGGCGGCACCACCACGATCAAGGCCGGCGTCATCCCCATCATCGACGTCGCCCCGCTCTACCTGGGCCAGTCGAAGGGCTTCTACAGCAAGCGCGGCCTCAAGCTGTCCCTGACGAGCGCGCAGGGCGGCGCGGCGCTCGTGCCCGGTGTCGTCTCCGGCCAGTTCGACTTCGGCTTCAGCAACATGACGTCCCTGCTGGTCGCCCAGTCCAAGAACATGCCGGTCAAGGCCGTGGTGAACGGTGCCGCGTCCACCGGCGAGGAGGGCGCCGACTTCGCGGGGCTCGCCGTGAAGAAGGGCAGCCCCCTCAAGTCCGCCAAGGACGTGGAAGGCAAGAAGGTCGCGGTCAACACGCTCAACAACATCTGTGACACCTCGGTCAGGGAGTCGGTCCGCAAGGACGGCGGTGATCCGTCCAAGGTCGAGTTCGTGGAGATGCCCTTCGACCAGATGCCCGCCGGGCTCGCGAACGGCCAGGTGGACGCCGCGTGTGTCGTGGAACCCGCGCTCGCCACCATCAAGTCCCAGGGCGGCACGACCATCGCGTCGCTCTGGGTCGACGTGGCGCCCGACCTCACCGTGGCCATGTACTTCACCTCCCAGCAGTACGCCCAGAAGAACCCGGAGACGTTGAAGAAGTTCCAGGAGGCGACCGCCGAGTCCCTCAAGTACGCCGACAGCCACCCGGACGAGGTCCGCGAGATCATCACCACGTACACGAAGATCCCGAAGGACCTGCTGGAGACGCTCACCCTGCCCCAGTGGCCCGCGGAACCGAACCGCGCCTCCATCGAGCGGCTGTCCGAACTGGGCGTGCAGGACGGCCTGTTCGACAAGGCCCCGGACCTGGACAAGCTGCTGCCGTGA
- a CDS encoding ABC transporter permease, with product MRGTNALLGAAGLAVFLALGEAVPRLGLVKDEYFPPTSRIADALATELADEAFWTALGDTLTGWALGLTIAVTAGILAGVLISVTPYLRAATASTIEFLRPIPSVALIPLAVLLFGTDLRSVLLLVVYASFWQVLIQVMYGVRDVDPVAEETARSYGLGTWARIRHVLWPSALPYVMTGVRLAATVALILAVTAELVIGAPGLGARIAVAQTSQAVPEMYALVVVTGLLGLLINVGARTVERRALSWHQSVRGEVAV from the coding sequence GTGAGGGGCACCAATGCCCTCCTGGGCGCGGCCGGGCTCGCGGTCTTCCTCGCCCTCGGCGAGGCGGTGCCGCGGCTCGGCCTCGTCAAGGACGAGTACTTCCCGCCGACCAGCCGCATCGCCGACGCGCTGGCGACAGAGCTTGCCGACGAGGCGTTCTGGACCGCGCTCGGGGACACGCTCACCGGCTGGGCGCTCGGGCTCACGATCGCGGTAACCGCCGGAATCCTGGCGGGAGTTCTGATCTCGGTCACGCCCTACCTCCGTGCGGCCACGGCCTCGACGATCGAGTTCCTGCGCCCGATCCCCTCGGTCGCCCTGATCCCGCTCGCGGTGCTGCTGTTCGGCACCGATCTGCGCTCGGTCCTGCTCCTCGTCGTCTATGCGTCCTTCTGGCAGGTGCTGATCCAGGTCATGTACGGCGTCCGGGACGTCGACCCGGTCGCCGAGGAGACGGCCCGCTCGTACGGCCTCGGCACCTGGGCGCGGATCCGGCACGTGCTCTGGCCCTCGGCCCTCCCGTACGTCATGACGGGCGTGCGGCTGGCTGCCACGGTGGCGCTGATCCTCGCCGTGACCGCCGAACTCGTCATCGGGGCACCGGGGTTGGGGGCCCGGATCGCCGTCGCCCAGACCTCGCAGGCAGTGCCGGAGATGTACGCGCTGGTGGTGGTCACCGGGCTGCTCGGGCTGCTGATCAACGTGGGCGCGCGGACGGTCGAGCGGCGGGCGCTGTCCTGGCACCAGTCCGTGCGCGGGGAGGTGGCGGTGTGA
- a CDS encoding ABC transporter permease: MKGLLPRLSVAVALPALLVALWWLASDDNTDIYWPSLRTILTTFPDVWTGERWRDDVLPSLLRLSAGYACAAVAGVALGTVIGSYRRVRAVCEPVLEFLRAVPPPVLVPVIMLFAGIGDTMKIAVIASGCVWPILLNTVEGVRAVDSVMSETARSYDITGVARLRHVVLPSASPQIFAGLRQALSIGIILMVISEMFAASNGLGFTVVQFQRGFAIPEMWTGILLLGLLGFVLSVVFRLVERRVLGWYHGLRDVSRRSS; encoded by the coding sequence GTGAAGGGTCTGCTGCCGCGCCTGTCCGTCGCCGTCGCGCTGCCCGCGCTGCTGGTCGCGCTCTGGTGGCTCGCCTCGGACGACAACACCGACATCTACTGGCCGTCGCTGCGCACGATCCTCACCACGTTCCCGGACGTGTGGACGGGCGAGCGGTGGCGCGACGACGTGCTGCCGAGTCTGCTGCGGCTGAGCGCCGGGTACGCGTGCGCGGCCGTCGCGGGCGTGGCACTGGGCACGGTCATCGGCTCGTACCGCAGGGTGCGGGCCGTGTGCGAGCCGGTGCTCGAGTTCCTGCGCGCGGTGCCGCCGCCCGTGCTCGTGCCGGTCATCATGCTGTTCGCGGGCATCGGGGACACAATGAAGATCGCCGTCATCGCGAGCGGCTGCGTCTGGCCGATCCTGCTCAACACCGTGGAGGGCGTCCGGGCGGTCGACTCCGTGATGTCGGAGACGGCCCGCTCGTACGACATCACCGGGGTCGCCCGGCTGCGGCACGTGGTGCTGCCCTCGGCGAGTCCGCAGATCTTCGCGGGGCTGCGGCAGGCCCTGTCCATCGGCATCATCCTGATGGTCATCAGCGAGATGTTCGCCGCGAGCAACGGGCTCGGCTTCACCGTCGTCCAGTTCCAGCGCGGCTTCGCCATCCCCGAGATGTGGACGGGGATCCTGCTGCTCGGGCTGCTCGGTTTTGTTCTGTCGGTTGTCTTCCGGCTGGTCGAGCGGCGGGTGCTCGGCTGGTACCACGGCCTGCGTGATGTGTCCCGGCGGTCGTCATGA
- a CDS encoding ABC transporter ATP-binding protein, which yields MNLSNVNLAKGRSMLDVRGLRKVYEGSGRRVEAVRDLTFTVEAGELVCLVGPSGCGKTTLLKCVGGLLTPTAGVVLLGGERVTGPPPGMAVVFQEYGRSLFPWMRVRENVELPLKQKKLPNARRRELVADALESVGLTDAAGAYPWQLSGGMQQRVAIARALAYEPDVLLMDEPFAAVDAQTRAELEDLVRGLWRQRGITILFVTHDIDEAVYLGERVLVLSSSPTVVQEQLKVDLPAERDQLHTRVAPRFAELRTHVYEQIQAAKHGAPVDRVVKDLSSDTPPPH from the coding sequence ATGAACCTCTCGAACGTGAACCTTGCGAAAGGGCGCTCCATGCTCGACGTACGCGGCCTCAGGAAGGTCTACGAGGGGTCGGGCCGCCGGGTGGAGGCGGTGCGCGATCTCACCTTCACGGTCGAGGCCGGCGAACTGGTGTGTCTCGTCGGTCCGTCGGGCTGCGGCAAGACGACGCTGCTGAAGTGCGTGGGCGGACTGCTGACGCCGACGGCGGGTGTCGTGCTCCTCGGAGGTGAGCGCGTGACCGGGCCGCCGCCCGGGATGGCCGTCGTCTTCCAGGAGTACGGGCGCAGTCTCTTCCCCTGGATGCGGGTCCGGGAGAACGTCGAACTCCCCCTCAAGCAGAAGAAGTTGCCGAACGCGCGGCGCCGCGAACTCGTTGCCGACGCCCTGGAGTCGGTCGGTCTCACCGACGCGGCGGGCGCGTACCCGTGGCAGCTGTCGGGCGGCATGCAGCAGCGGGTGGCGATCGCCCGCGCGCTCGCGTACGAGCCCGATGTGCTGCTCATGGACGAGCCGTTCGCGGCGGTGGACGCGCAGACCCGCGCCGAACTGGAGGATCTGGTCCGCGGGTTGTGGCGGCAGCGGGGCATCACGATCCTCTTCGTGACGCACGACATCGACGAGGCGGTGTACCTCGGCGAGCGGGTGCTGGTGCTGTCCTCCTCCCCGACCGTCGTCCAGGAGCAGCTGAAGGTCGATCTCCCGGCCGAGCGCGACCAGTTGCACACCCGGGTGGCCCCGCGCTTCGCCGAGCTGCGGACCCATGTGTACGAGCAGATCCAGGCGGCGAAGCACGGGGCACCGGTCGACCGGGTGGTGAAGGACCTCAGTTCAGATACGCCTCCACCTCACTGA